AGTTACCCAGCTTCGTAACGGAGGCAAAATCAACGCTTTCGCTCTCGGCCAAGGCTAGCACGCGCTCACCGGCTTCGGCCGACAAAAACTCGCCGTGCTGGTCGAGTAGCTTAAGCGCATTCCACTGCTTGGGGTTGTGCGAGGCGGTGAGGATGATGCCGCCGGCCGCTTTTTTGGCGGGCACGGCCATCTCCACCGTGGGCGTGGTGCTCAGGCCCAGGTCAAGTACATCAAACCCCAGGCCTTGCAGCGTGCCAGCCACGAGGCGGCTCACCATCTCGCCCGAGAGGCGGGCATCGCGCCCAATTACTATTAGCTTGCCGGCCCCCGGCTGAGCCGCCGCCCAGGCACCGTAGGCTGCCGTATATTTCACCACGTCGAGGGGCGTCAGCCCCTGCCCGGCGGGGCCACCAATGGTGCCACGAATGCCGGAAATAGATTTTATGAGGGTCACTGTTTGTCTCTTTAGCTTTGCAAAAGTAGCTAGCCTACTCGTTTGTTTGCTTGTTAGCCCCCTAGGCTGCTCCCTCACCAGCCCTTGCCATCAGCTTTCGTAATCGGCCATTGGGCTACCCTAGCCGACGCCTTCTGGCTTTTTTAACGACGAGTGCGCCTGTTCTTCTGCCCTATTTTTTATGGAAAATCCGTTGCTTTCTCCTTCCCGACGCCCGGCGCAGCTCGAAGCCTTTGGCCGCCTGCTCGACGTGCTCGACCGCCTGCGCCAAGAGTGCCCCTGGGACAAAAAACAAACGCTCGACAGCCTGCGCCACCTCACTATTGAGGAAACCTACGAACTGAGCGACGCCATCTTGCGCCACGACCTGCCCGACCTGAAAAAGGAACTCGGCGACGTGATGCTGCACCTCGTGTTCTACGCCCGCATTGCCGCCGAGCAGGGTGCTTTCGACATTGCCGACGCCCTTAATGCACAGTGCGAGAAGCTCATCTACCGCCACCCGCATATCTACGGCGATGTGCAGGCCGACGACGAGGCCACCGTGAAGCGCAACTGGGAGCAGCTCAAGCTTAAGGAAAAAGGCAACACCGGCGGCGTGCTCGGTGGGGTGCCCACCTCGCTGCCAGCCCTGGTAAAGGCCATGCGCATTCAGGAAAAAGCGCGCGGCGCGGGCTTCGACTGGGACGACCCTAGCCAGGTGTGGCTGAAGGTGCAGGAGGAGCTAGCCGAATTTGGCGCTGAGTATGGCCACGGCCAGCCGCCCGCCGATACCGCGCAGGCCGAACGCGCCACCCAGGAGTTTGGCGACCTGCTTTTTTCGCTGGTCAACTTCGCCCGCTTTGCCGGTATCAACCCCGAGGAGGCCCTGGAGCGCACAAATCGAAAATTTATTAGTCGCTTCCAGTACCTGGAGACGGCCGCCAGGCAGGCCGGCCAATCTTTACCTGACCTGACCTTAGCCCAAATGGACGTATATTGG
The genomic region above belongs to Hymenobacter sp. BRD128 and contains:
- the mazG gene encoding nucleoside triphosphate pyrophosphohydrolase, with product MENPLLSPSRRPAQLEAFGRLLDVLDRLRQECPWDKKQTLDSLRHLTIEETYELSDAILRHDLPDLKKELGDVMLHLVFYARIAAEQGAFDIADALNAQCEKLIYRHPHIYGDVQADDEATVKRNWEQLKLKEKGNTGGVLGGVPTSLPALVKAMRIQEKARGAGFDWDDPSQVWLKVQEELAEFGAEYGHGQPPADTAQAERATQEFGDLLFSLVNFARFAGINPEEALERTNRKFISRFQYLETAARQAGQSLPDLTLAQMDVYWNEAKQAGA